A genomic window from Brassica oleracea var. oleracea cultivar TO1000 chromosome C8, BOL, whole genome shotgun sequence includes:
- the LOC106308756 gene encoding uncharacterized protein LOC106308756 translates to MKQLQYVYDRCDEEMLMLRSVSKLGIDVVEVFVEHECSEHIPGVIQLPDREHIEDEEHSENDEVDRPKEDDEPEGSEDENPAEKEDNPTVNPAEKEDNEDGGDEVVADVTDGISDVRFQSVFEEGEKVVPDKEAYGNGIEEEDKDDDSEDERAPVDVEYPDTPVESEDEWEEWNREHKGKGKVNGSDKYHGDYEKPPYIWLFQKFNSGIEFKDQLLKYSMNTQYDVKMVRSESFMIVEKPINKWMVKVCHMKHNHGKSSRISVLKQGVIADLFREELRRNVNLQASAIKDAIKVRCDIVVPISKCYRGRHIALGKILEAQTTQFGKLWDYEEELRRSNQGISINLCTREINGVQMFDCFYICFKELRTVWKSCCRPVIGLDRCFLKWDFNGDFLAAVGRDADNRMYPIAWAVVRGENKDTWGWFVRKLKHDLGLEFGKDLTVISDKQKGLVHAIELELPEAEHRMCARHIYANWKKLGFSRSEFKSLFWGVAYSYTEGEYKEKMHLVEAYDVVAHNELLKTDPERWCRAFFNVESHCPDVHNNLSESFNRTIKMARAKPMINMLEDIRRQAMKKISRRFFMVDKWDTIVTPITMALLEKARCAKKHCSTILSSFSLYEVNEFDCGYRVDLAAHQWACRRWDLTGGSCEVYCRILLQTCDEKNLLRQHQTCQWRKLVEDDKKPPIGIPEIRKPRGRPRTRERKKEPFEVLETAGKSSRHGRIPTCSNCHQSGHIKTGCKNKTVVYEGPKNKRGRPRKNLEEPPSTRRRKTQNTGSSSQPVHATESSSQSVHATGSSSQPVEATGSSNPKPHAKKPSRGPLKVRKTANIPHGVGTLWSPFTNPPFEVFGDRVYDRSDLNPQPPQE, encoded by the exons ATGAAGCAACTGCAGTATGTATATGATAGGTGCGATGAGGAGATGTTGATGCTACGATCTGTGAGCAAGCTAGGGATAGATGTTGTAGAAGTGTTTGTTGAACACGAGTGCTCAGAACACATACCCGGTGTGATTCAGCTTCCAGATAGAGAACACATTGAAGACGAAGAACACAGTGAGAATGATGAGGTCGATAGACCTAAAGAAGATGATGAGCCAGAAGGATCAGAAGATGAGAATCCGGCTGAAAAGGAAGATAACCCGACTGTGAATCCGGCTGAAAAGGAAGACAATGAAGATGGTGGTGATGAAGTTGTCGCTGATGTAACAGATGGTATTAGTGATGTAAGGTTTCAGTCTGTCTTTGAGGAAGGAGAAAAAGTTGTACCAGATAAAGAAGCATATGGAAATGGTATAGAGGAAGAAGACAAAGACGATGACAGTGAAGATGAGAGGGCGCCAGTAGATGTTGAATATCCAGACACACCAGTAGAGTCAGAAGATGAATGGGAAGAATGGAATCGAGAGCATAAAGGAAAAGGGAAGGTCAATGGGAGTGATAAATACCATGGTGACTACGAAAAACCACCTTACATTTGGTTATTTCAAAAGTTTAACAGTGGGATTGAGTTTAAAGACCAGCTCTTGAAGTATTCTATGAATACTCAATATGATGTGAAGATGGTAAGGTCGGAGTCATTCATGATTG TGGAGAAGCCGATTAACAAGTGGATGGTGAAAGTGTGTCACATGAAGCACAACCATGGTAAATCAAGCAGGATCTCAGTGTTGAAGCAAGGTGTGATTGCTGACCTTTTTAGAGAAGAATTACGCAGAAATGTCAATCTACAAGCTTCAGCGATCAAAGATGCGATAAAGGTAAGATGTGACATTGTTGTACCTATATCTAAGTGCTACAGAGGAAGACACATTGCATTGGGGAAAATTCTTGAAGCTCAAACAACACAGTTTGGGAAGCTATGGGATTATGAAGAAGAGTTGCGTAGATCAAACCAGGGTATAAGCATTAATTTATGCACAAGAGAGATTAATGGTGTTCAGATGTTTGACTGCTTCTACATTTGCTTTAAAGAATTGCGGACTGTTTGGAAGAGTTGTTGTAGACCTGTTATCGGACTTGATAGATGCTTTTTGAAGTGGGATTTCAACGGAGATTTTCTTGCAGCAGTTGGGAGAGATGCCGATAACAGGATGTACCCTATTGCTTGGGCAGTTGTGAGAGGAGAAAACAAAGATACTTGGGGATGGTTTGTGAGAAAGCTGAAGCATGATCTCGGCTTGGAATTTGGGAAGGATCTTACTGTAATCTCGGATAAACAAAAAGGACTTGTCCACGCTATCGAGTTAGAACTTCCTGAGGCAGAACATCGCATGTGTGCTAGGCACATTTATGCTAATTGGAAGAAGCTTGGTTTCTCAAGGTCAGAGTTTAAGTCATTGTTTTGGGGAGTCGCATACAGCTACACCGAGGGAGAGTACAAAGAGAAGATGCATTTGGTAGAGGCTTATGATGTCGTGGCACACAATGAATTACTCAAAACAGACCCAGAGCGCTGGTGTAGAGCATTCTTCAATGTGGAGTCTCATTGTCCTGATGTGCACAACAATTTATCAGAAAGTTTCAACAGAACCATAAAGATGGCAAGGGCAAAACCAATGATCAACATGTTGGAGGACATACGCAGACAAGCAATGAAAAAGATATCAAGGCGGTTCTTTATGGTAGATAAGTGGGACACCATTGTAACACCTATTACAATGGCTTTGTTGGAGAAAGCGAGATGTGCAAAAAAACATTGTTCAACAATACTCAGCAGTTTCAGCTTGTACGAGGTGAATGAGTTCGACTGTGGTTACAGGGTGGACTTGGCTGCACATCAGTGGGCTTGCAGGCGATGGGATCTCACAG GAGGATCCTGTGAAGTATACTGCAGAATATTACTACAAACATGTGATGAAAAGAACTTACTCCGACAACATCAAACCTGTCAATGGCGAAAACTTGTGGAAGATGACAAGAAGCCACCTATTGGGATACCAGAGATAAGGAAACCAAGAGGGAGACCAAGAACACGAGAGAGGAAGAAAGAGCCATTTGAAGTGCTTGAAACTGCTGGAAAATCGTCAAGACATGGACGCATACCCACATGTAGCAATTGTCATCAGTCTGGACATATTAAAACTGGATGCAAAAACAAAACTGTGGTTTATGAGGGACCAAAAAATAAGCGTGGTCGACCTCGTAAAAATCTAGAAGAG CCTCCATCTACAAGAAGAAGAAAAACTCAAAATACTGGGTCTTCTTCTCAGCCTGTTCACGCCACTGAATCATCATCTCAGTCTGTTCACGCCACTGGATCATCATCTCAACCTGTAGAAGCCACTGGATCCTCTAACCCCAAGCCTCATGCTAAGAAACCTTCACGAGGACCTTTGAAGGTAAGGAAGACAGCCAACATTCCTCATGGTGTTGGGACTTTATGGAGTCCATTCACAAATCCTCCTTTTGAAGTGTTTGGAGATCGAGTGTATGATAGGTCTGATCTTAATCCACAGCCTCCACAAGAGTGA